One genomic segment of Natrononativus amylolyticus includes these proteins:
- a CDS encoding DUF7553 family protein has product MSKHFDDAQYYLKRASEHAKLGVKETLEPIEAKLRELTGREKEPEPGRVESLIEEVKDAERKAEGDAREALGNAREKLEEYRSKE; this is encoded by the coding sequence ATGAGCAAACACTTCGACGACGCCCAGTACTACCTGAAGCGAGCGAGCGAACACGCGAAGCTCGGCGTCAAAGAGACTCTCGAGCCGATCGAGGCGAAGCTCCGGGAGCTGACGGGGCGCGAAAAGGAACCCGAACCGGGCCGCGTCGAGTCGCTGATCGAGGAGGTCAAAGACGCCGAACGGAAAGCCGAGGGCGACGCGCGCGAAGCGCTCGGGAACGCTCGAGAGAAACTCGAGGAGTACCGCTCGAAGGAGTAG
- a CDS encoding tyrosine-type recombinase/integrase — MTITDPHELMELYIKDRTGEKAKSTLYKDRDHLNQFCVWCDEQGIESVQDIDGSHFLEYKFHLRQRIADSTIRNHFSTLRTFFKFCKRIDATDGNQELHTKLETPDFAKGDLSRDDMMDFDEVKKLLQYFGKFEYATVKHAMFVVFWHTGCRRGALRGLDLEDYKPVQQRENGRYGLIRFKHRPESGTPLKNKENGEREVIIWPQHGDIIEDYIEMKRRGKVDEYSRKPLFTGPNGRYSASNIQAFIYAISRPCYYTNECPHNREMDDCEARYYEKASKCPSSISPHPMRRASITYHLEEKDWTYEASSGRFDVSVDVLKEHYDQSTDEGRRKTRASMFFDGDQGVI, encoded by the coding sequence ATGACGATCACCGACCCGCACGAGCTGATGGAACTGTACATCAAAGACCGGACCGGCGAGAAGGCCAAATCAACACTCTACAAAGACAGGGATCACCTCAATCAGTTCTGTGTCTGGTGTGACGAACAAGGAATAGAATCAGTACAGGACATTGATGGATCACACTTCCTTGAATACAAATTCCACCTTCGACAGCGAATAGCTGATTCGACTATTCGCAATCACTTCAGCACCCTTAGAACGTTCTTCAAGTTCTGCAAGAGGATAGACGCGACCGACGGGAACCAAGAGCTTCACACTAAGCTCGAAACCCCCGACTTTGCTAAAGGAGATCTCTCCCGCGACGATATGATGGACTTTGACGAGGTGAAGAAACTGCTACAATATTTCGGGAAGTTCGAATATGCCACTGTCAAACACGCTATGTTTGTCGTGTTCTGGCACACTGGTTGCCGTCGAGGGGCACTCAGAGGACTTGATCTTGAGGATTACAAGCCTGTCCAACAGCGGGAGAACGGCCGGTATGGACTTATCCGTTTCAAGCACCGTCCAGAATCAGGAACACCGCTGAAAAACAAGGAAAACGGGGAGAGAGAAGTAATCATCTGGCCCCAGCACGGAGATATCATTGAAGACTATATTGAGATGAAACGCCGTGGCAAGGTAGACGAGTACAGCCGGAAGCCCTTGTTCACAGGTCCGAATGGACGGTACAGCGCGTCAAATATTCAAGCGTTCATCTACGCTATCTCACGACCTTGCTACTACACGAACGAGTGCCCCCACAACCGGGAGATGGATGACTGTGAAGCCCGTTACTACGAGAAAGCATCAAAGTGTCCTTCGTCTATTTCACCTCACCCAATGCGGCGGGCATCGATCACCTATCATTTAGAAGAAAAAGATTGGACGTATGAGGCATCGTCTGGCCGATTTGATGTATCTGTAGATGTCTTGAAAGAACACTACGATCAATCAACTGATGAAGGCAGACGGAAGACACGAGCCTCCATGTTTTTTGATGGGGATCAAGGAGTGATCTAA
- a CDS encoding acyl-CoA dehydrogenase family protein: MRFTLTDAQREVREEARTVARESIDPVASELDRTEQYPGEILETLGDRGFAGLTVSPAYGGRGDGLTELAILTEELSAAMMPVASALALHLGVAAEVERLGSDGLKEAVLPSMARFETVGALGLTEANAGTDKLAMETTARREGDEWVLSGTKAWVTNYLEADVVLTYAKTGSDADAPHNISAFLVPADAFEVVSVWETLGARSVKSPMVSLSAVRVPDDRRVGEEGAAYARRGESGIGVNLPARGVGVARAALEATLEFTSECERDGKPLADSQAVRHRVAEMAQRVDAARLLTMRAADLLDRGEASGHELRMAKIHATETAVDVANEALRLHGERGYAGENDVERYVRDARLLPIAGGPNDNHRNSLADAVFETGAIP; this comes from the coding sequence ATGCGATTTACTCTCACGGACGCGCAGCGCGAAGTTCGCGAGGAGGCACGGACGGTCGCGAGGGAGTCGATCGACCCCGTCGCGTCCGAACTGGACCGCACCGAACAGTATCCGGGCGAGATCCTCGAGACGCTCGGAGACCGCGGGTTCGCCGGACTAACCGTGTCGCCGGCGTACGGCGGCCGCGGCGACGGGCTGACCGAGCTGGCGATCCTGACCGAGGAGCTCTCGGCGGCGATGATGCCGGTCGCCAGCGCGCTCGCGCTCCACCTCGGCGTCGCAGCGGAGGTCGAGCGGCTCGGCTCGGACGGACTGAAAGAGGCGGTGCTCCCGTCGATGGCGCGCTTCGAGACAGTGGGGGCGCTCGGACTCACCGAGGCGAACGCGGGCACGGACAAGCTCGCGATGGAGACCACCGCGAGGCGAGAGGGCGACGAGTGGGTGCTGTCGGGAACGAAAGCGTGGGTGACGAACTACCTCGAGGCGGACGTGGTTCTCACGTACGCCAAAACGGGCTCCGACGCGGACGCACCACACAACATCAGCGCCTTCCTGGTCCCGGCCGACGCCTTCGAGGTCGTCTCGGTCTGGGAGACGCTCGGCGCCCGGAGCGTCAAGTCGCCGATGGTGTCGCTCTCGGCGGTCCGGGTTCCCGACGACAGACGCGTCGGGGAGGAAGGCGCCGCCTACGCCAGACGGGGCGAGAGCGGGATCGGCGTCAACCTGCCGGCGCGCGGGGTCGGCGTCGCGCGGGCCGCCCTCGAGGCGACGCTCGAGTTCACGAGCGAGTGCGAACGCGACGGGAAGCCTCTCGCCGACTCGCAGGCGGTTCGACACCGGGTAGCCGAGATGGCCCAGCGGGTCGACGCGGCCCGGCTTCTGACCATGCGAGCCGCCGATCTCCTCGACCGCGGTGAAGCGTCGGGTCACGAGTTGCGAATGGCGAAGATACACGCGACCGAAACCGCGGTCGACGTCGCGAACGAGGCGCTTCGACTCCACGGCGAGCGGGGGTACGCCGGCGAGAACGACGTCGAGCGCTACGTCCGCGACGCGCGACTGCTCCCGATCGCCGGCGGCCCGAACGACAATCACCGGAACTCGCTGGCGGACGCGGTCTTCGAAACGGGAGCGATTCCGTAG
- a CDS encoding TRAP transporter permease, whose amino-acid sequence MTLWALLALLSIPFWVYIMYMSLTGASRAMFGAGFLGGVLVLYMLHQSIERVGGGTNYILTDLKRLFARGNLLETLSYIVSAAIIVPTVTYIYINAIEDTHPSLETTVLVEGGRATSPELVMAALFTLVMLYLTWRSFGITFLAVVLAGMAYGLFGEVIPGTLGHTGISPNRMLRILVISVDGFFGFLTQLTAAWIALFLLYAGMLKAYGAFDLILRAAVRSAKYVDSGVAQTAVLASAVIGSVNGSQTANAGMTGSFTIPMMKKSGVKPATAGGIESVASTSGQVLPPVMGAGAFVMASLITGVSYVDVLIAGLIPAAILMITIVIAVHYAAAPQIEEPDMDDHFDVKLTQLELALEGIKFGLPLLILVYYLGVVQFTVMTSAFRTVVAMAALGILIPTFKQGYDTGNVRLTFWKFVDTLKQTLNGLREGVVVLAPVAIILAAINGVVDILQATGVPTSISLTLMSLSGGVLLFAAIMAMIICIILGLGMPTTAAYTVVALLIAPTLVGQFFLPEFAGHFFVFYAAILAGLTPPIATCVAVATGIAGSNFWRTCLEAIKISTPLFILPFSFIYHPDIVNHQGDITVGLLVTSTVILFGSIAIVHGLNYRFAFGRAGTIGMRTLFFSLGIVIMVFPAFLVQVGALAVVFVLYLTQAAVGEASPLEKLQAVASGINGRRK is encoded by the coding sequence ATGACGCTCTGGGCGCTTCTCGCCCTGCTTTCGATCCCCTTCTGGGTGTACATCATGTACATGTCCCTTACGGGCGCGTCCCGGGCGATGTTCGGCGCCGGCTTCCTCGGCGGGGTTCTGGTCCTGTATATGCTCCACCAGTCGATCGAGCGCGTCGGCGGTGGGACGAACTACATCCTCACTGACCTCAAGCGACTGTTCGCTCGAGGGAACTTGCTCGAGACGCTCTCGTACATCGTCTCCGCGGCGATCATCGTTCCGACGGTCACGTACATCTACATCAACGCGATCGAGGACACCCACCCGTCCCTCGAAACCACGGTACTCGTCGAGGGTGGCCGGGCGACGAGCCCCGAGCTCGTGATGGCGGCGCTGTTCACGCTCGTCATGCTGTATCTCACGTGGCGCTCGTTCGGTATCACCTTTCTCGCCGTCGTTCTCGCCGGGATGGCGTACGGTCTCTTCGGCGAGGTCATTCCGGGAACGCTCGGGCACACCGGCATCTCGCCGAACCGGATGCTTCGCATCCTCGTCATCAGCGTCGACGGGTTCTTCGGGTTCCTGACGCAGTTGACCGCAGCGTGGATCGCGCTATTCTTGCTCTACGCGGGGATGTTGAAGGCGTACGGCGCGTTCGATCTGATCCTCCGGGCGGCTGTCCGGTCGGCGAAGTACGTCGACTCCGGGGTCGCACAGACGGCCGTCCTCGCCAGCGCCGTCATCGGCTCGGTCAACGGAAGCCAGACGGCCAACGCCGGAATGACCGGGTCGTTCACGATCCCGATGATGAAGAAAAGCGGCGTCAAGCCCGCGACCGCGGGCGGTATCGAGTCCGTCGCCTCGACGTCTGGACAGGTGCTGCCGCCGGTGATGGGTGCCGGTGCCTTCGTCATGGCGTCGCTCATCACGGGCGTCTCCTACGTCGACGTCCTGATCGCCGGACTGATCCCCGCGGCCATCCTCATGATCACGATCGTCATCGCGGTCCACTACGCGGCCGCACCGCAGATCGAGGAGCCGGACATGGACGACCACTTCGACGTGAAGCTCACCCAGCTCGAGCTCGCACTCGAGGGAATCAAGTTCGGCCTCCCGCTGTTGATTCTGGTGTACTACCTCGGGGTCGTCCAGTTTACGGTGATGACCTCCGCGTTCCGAACGGTCGTCGCCATGGCGGCACTCGGGATCCTCATCCCGACGTTCAAGCAGGGCTACGACACCGGAAACGTCCGGCTCACGTTCTGGAAGTTCGTCGACACGCTCAAGCAGACGCTCAACGGGCTTCGAGAGGGGGTCGTCGTCCTCGCGCCGGTCGCGATCATCCTCGCGGCGATCAACGGCGTCGTCGACATCCTGCAGGCGACGGGCGTGCCGACCTCGATCTCGCTCACCCTGATGAGCCTCTCGGGGGGCGTGTTGCTCTTCGCCGCGATCATGGCGATGATCATCTGTATCATCCTCGGACTCGGGATGCCGACGACCGCAGCGTACACGGTCGTCGCGCTCCTGATCGCGCCGACGCTCGTCGGTCAGTTCTTCCTCCCCGAGTTCGCGGGCCACTTCTTCGTGTTCTACGCGGCGATTCTGGCCGGGTTGACGCCGCCGATCGCCACCTGTGTGGCGGTCGCGACGGGTATCGCCGGCTCGAACTTCTGGCGAACCTGTCTCGAGGCGATCAAGATCTCGACCCCGCTGTTTATCCTCCCGTTCTCGTTCATCTACCATCCGGATATCGTGAACCATCAGGGGGACATCACGGTCGGACTGCTGGTGACGAGCACCGTGATCCTGTTCGGCTCGATCGCGATCGTCCACGGGCTCAACTACCGTTTCGCGTTCGGACGGGCGGGGACGATCGGAATGCGGACGCTCTTCTTCAGTCTCGGCATCGTCATCATGGTCTTCCCGGCGTTCCTCGTCCAGGTCGGCGCGCTCGCCGTCGTCTTCGTCCTCTATCTCACGCAGGCGGCCGTCGGCGAGGCGAGTCCGCTCGAAAAGCTGCAAGCGGTGGCGTCCGGTATCAACGGGCGGCGGAAGTAG
- a CDS encoding TAXI family TRAP transporter solute-binding subunit, whose amino-acid sequence MTREGGNTRRTVLKSAGAVGALGLAGCLDDLGDLGGDGDGHSIAIAGTSSGSATQAAGQATALAASEHSDTLTIDVQETEGWTANLYEFDTGDFSTIGVDNNSLSKAMNDEDPFDEDPVENLPMQGYLFDSLEMHWVAMEGSDIESTEDLREGGYTIYPIEPGFGTRLLTEEVLREDGIWDANDINNENTDDIPGAVEEGRVDALVLYGSNRVELAGWCQEVDVRSDGQLYAIEVDDHFVETLEGIEGAAIETYEPYGYQQDITEELGIDEVTSWALQGQWAFGSDVHPDAVYEMCRIAHEHHDTMRDSNPTTLDYSDVSVMTETVMPDLEVHPGAAEFFQEHDVWDDDWIEGEAD is encoded by the coding sequence ATGACAAGGGAAGGCGGTAACACACGACGAACGGTGCTCAAAAGTGCTGGAGCCGTGGGGGCCCTCGGACTCGCAGGTTGTCTCGACGACCTCGGCGATCTCGGGGGTGACGGTGACGGACACAGTATCGCGATCGCCGGAACATCGAGCGGCAGTGCAACGCAGGCGGCGGGCCAGGCGACCGCTCTCGCCGCCTCCGAGCACAGTGACACGCTAACGATCGACGTCCAGGAGACGGAGGGGTGGACGGCGAACCTGTACGAGTTCGACACGGGAGACTTCAGCACCATCGGTGTCGACAACAACTCGCTGTCAAAGGCGATGAACGACGAGGACCCGTTCGACGAGGACCCCGTCGAGAACCTGCCGATGCAGGGGTACCTCTTCGACAGCCTCGAGATGCACTGGGTCGCGATGGAGGGCTCGGACATCGAGTCGACGGAGGACCTCCGGGAGGGTGGGTACACCATCTACCCGATCGAACCCGGATTCGGTACCCGTCTGCTCACCGAAGAGGTACTGCGGGAGGACGGTATCTGGGACGCGAACGACATCAACAACGAGAACACCGACGACATCCCCGGCGCGGTCGAGGAGGGCCGCGTCGACGCCCTCGTTCTGTACGGCTCCAACCGCGTCGAGCTCGCGGGCTGGTGCCAGGAAGTCGACGTCAGGAGCGACGGCCAGCTCTACGCCATCGAAGTCGACGATCACTTCGTCGAGACCCTCGAGGGAATCGAAGGCGCTGCGATCGAAACGTACGAACCGTACGGCTACCAGCAGGACATCACCGAGGAGCTGGGTATCGACGAAGTGACCAGCTGGGCGCTACAGGGCCAGTGGGCGTTCGGCTCCGACGTTCACCCCGACGCAGTGTACGAAATGTGCCGGATCGCACACGAACACCACGACACGATGCGTGATTCGAACCCGACGACGCTCGATTACAGCGACGTGTCGGTGATGACCGAGACCGTCATGCCGGATCTCGAGGTCCACCCGGGCGCTGCTGAGTTCTTCCAGGAGCACGACGTCTGGGACGACGACTGGATCGAAGGCGAAGCCGACTAA
- a CDS encoding MFS transporter, which yields MSGAVETAARTRDWRANTALILFWQVTASICFYTIYAVTPFVRAEFNVSATLVGVMLTALTLGYTLFLIPVGAIIDTYGEGRALLVGLLGLAVGVVAVTVAPTYPTLLVAVFVVGAFYATAIPGTNKAVFNAIPQDRLNTSMGIKQVGVTAGSGISAVLIPWFGATRYGWEVGFVLTAVLAVVVSGVFHVLYRSGGGDRDGTRLGIRSHFETPEYTLLTAAGFFLGAGLFTTIGYTILFVDEAVGASVVFAGVTLAAAQVFGSAGRVAFGWLADTLNAPLTVSTLRILLLQTAASFVLFLVLTLVETPLVSLVLFSVLGFFVLGFTGIYYSCIGSLVATEEMGSATAGGQLTLNFGALVAPPAFGFLVDVSGYDAAWSMLGVSTFVALVLLIVIYRRV from the coding sequence ATGAGCGGGGCCGTTGAGACGGCGGCGCGGACTCGAGACTGGCGGGCGAACACCGCGCTCATCCTGTTCTGGCAGGTCACCGCGAGCATCTGCTTTTACACGATCTACGCGGTGACGCCGTTCGTCCGGGCGGAGTTCAACGTCTCGGCGACGCTCGTCGGCGTGATGCTGACGGCGCTGACGCTCGGGTACACGCTGTTTCTCATCCCGGTCGGCGCGATCATCGACACGTACGGCGAGGGGCGAGCGTTGCTCGTCGGGTTGCTCGGCCTCGCGGTCGGCGTGGTTGCTGTCACGGTCGCTCCGACGTACCCGACGCTGCTCGTCGCGGTGTTCGTCGTCGGCGCCTTCTACGCGACCGCGATCCCGGGAACCAACAAGGCGGTGTTCAACGCGATCCCGCAGGATCGGCTCAACACGTCGATGGGGATCAAGCAGGTGGGCGTGACCGCCGGAAGCGGAATCAGCGCGGTTCTCATCCCGTGGTTCGGCGCGACCCGGTACGGCTGGGAGGTCGGGTTCGTTCTCACGGCCGTTCTCGCCGTCGTGGTCAGCGGGGTCTTCCACGTGCTGTACCGATCGGGCGGCGGCGACCGCGACGGCACCCGCCTCGGCATTCGCTCTCACTTCGAAACGCCGGAGTACACGCTGCTCACCGCCGCCGGGTTCTTTTTGGGTGCCGGCCTGTTCACGACGATCGGCTACACGATCCTGTTCGTCGACGAGGCGGTCGGCGCGAGCGTCGTCTTCGCCGGGGTCACGCTCGCGGCGGCACAGGTCTTCGGAAGCGCCGGCCGTGTCGCCTTCGGCTGGCTGGCTGACACTCTCAACGCGCCGTTAACCGTCTCGACGCTTCGGATACTGCTCTTGCAGACGGCCGCCTCGTTCGTGCTGTTTCTGGTGCTGACGCTCGTCGAGACGCCGCTCGTCTCGCTCGTCCTGTTCAGCGTCCTCGGTTTTTTCGTCCTCGGGTTCACGGGAATCTACTACTCGTGTATCGGCTCGCTCGTGGCAACCGAGGAGATGGGGAGTGCGACCGCCGGCGGGCAGTTGACGTTGAACTTCGGCGCGCTGGTCGCACCGCCGGCGTTCGGTTTTCTCGTCGACGTGTCCGGGTACGACGCCGCCTGGAGTATGCTCGGCGTCAGTACGTTCGTCGCTCTCGTCCTGTTGATCGTCATCTATCGACGGGTGTGA
- a CDS encoding acetyl-CoA hydrolase/transferase C-terminal domain-containing protein: protein MARGDRHPARRPMSDPADDRLVGELPLADAPVAAAVVSDGDTVAVSGFGGVGYPKAVPPELAERASLTIVSAGGVGGEIDETLVESGAMDRRAHFQTRSAVRSAINGGEVEFFDRHVSQFGDELRFGQGLEVDVAIVEAVAVGEGWFVPSTSIGHVPSLVRAADRLILEVNRAQPLELTAVHDVYERAAPPAREAIPIDAPIERIGESRVAFDPDDLHAVVETEAPDDPYTFRDPTDVDRTIGEHLGEFLAAEATTNPLLEETVSLQFGVGSMGNALMGALSDIDFGDREVIYFGEVFQDGLLDMLDSGELAGASATSLALSRDGQQRFFAEIDRYVDDVVLRPADLSNNPALIERFGVVGVNSAVEVDLYGNANATHVGGTRMVNGIGGGGDFVRNCRLSIVALPSTAAGGDISRIVPMTPHVDHSEHDVSVVVTEHGVADLRGLSPRERAETLTEVAHPSFRADLEAYRERAGRGGGHTPHDLETAFDWHVEWGR from the coding sequence ATGGCCCGAGGGGATCGGCACCCAGCCCGACGACCAATGAGCGACCCCGCAGACGACCGGCTCGTCGGCGAGCTTCCGCTCGCGGACGCGCCGGTTGCGGCCGCCGTCGTCTCCGACGGCGACACCGTCGCGGTCAGCGGGTTCGGCGGCGTCGGCTACCCGAAGGCCGTCCCCCCCGAACTCGCCGAGCGGGCGTCGCTGACGATCGTCAGCGCGGGCGGGGTCGGCGGCGAGATCGACGAGACCCTCGTCGAGTCCGGGGCGATGGACCGGCGGGCGCACTTCCAGACCCGCTCTGCGGTCCGGAGTGCGATCAACGGCGGCGAAGTAGAGTTCTTCGACCGCCACGTCTCCCAGTTCGGCGACGAACTGCGCTTCGGTCAGGGGCTCGAGGTCGACGTCGCGATCGTCGAGGCCGTCGCGGTCGGCGAGGGCTGGTTCGTCCCGTCGACGTCGATCGGCCACGTCCCGTCGCTGGTTCGGGCGGCCGACCGGCTGATCCTCGAGGTGAACCGCGCCCAGCCGCTCGAGCTGACGGCGGTTCACGACGTCTACGAGCGGGCCGCCCCGCCGGCTCGGGAGGCGATCCCGATCGACGCGCCGATCGAACGGATCGGCGAGAGCCGGGTCGCGTTCGACCCGGACGACCTCCACGCGGTCGTCGAAACGGAGGCGCCGGACGATCCGTACACGTTCCGCGACCCGACGGACGTCGACCGCACGATCGGAGAGCACCTCGGCGAGTTCCTCGCCGCGGAGGCGACGACGAACCCGCTGCTCGAGGAGACGGTGTCGCTCCAGTTCGGCGTCGGGAGCATGGGGAACGCGCTGATGGGCGCGCTCTCGGACATCGACTTCGGCGACCGCGAGGTGATCTACTTCGGGGAGGTGTTCCAGGACGGGCTCCTCGACATGCTCGACTCGGGGGAACTCGCCGGCGCGAGCGCGACGTCGCTGGCGCTCTCGCGGGACGGCCAGCAGCGGTTCTTCGCGGAGATCGACCGCTACGTCGACGACGTCGTGTTGCGACCGGCCGACCTCTCGAACAACCCGGCGCTGATCGAGCGCTTCGGCGTCGTCGGCGTCAACAGCGCCGTCGAGGTCGACCTCTACGGAAACGCGAACGCGACCCACGTCGGCGGCACGCGGATGGTCAACGGCATCGGCGGCGGCGGCGACTTCGTCCGCAACTGTCGGCTCTCGATCGTGGCGCTGCCGTCGACGGCCGCGGGCGGCGACATCTCGCGGATCGTCCCGATGACGCCCCACGTCGACCACTCAGAACACGACGTCTCCGTCGTGGTGACCGAACACGGCGTCGCGGACCTCCGCGGTCTGTCCCCGCGAGAGCGGGCCGAAACGCTGACCGAGGTCGCCCACCCGTCGTTTCGCGCGGACCTCGAGGCCTACCGCGAGCGCGCCGGGCGGGGCGGCGGTCACACGCCCCACGACCTCGAGACGGCGTTCGACTGGCACGTCGAGTGGGGTCGCTGA
- a CDS encoding MaoC family dehydratase produces MTDDTDDTIDEPTSEQADETRVVAGWHGRYFEDFAVGDVYKHPFGRTVTETDNVWMTNVTMNLNPMHFNEEYAANTEFGERLVDGTFVIALAVGMSVIDVSVNATANLGYDKIRHHAPVYHGDTIFAESEVLETRESDSRSHVGIVTTELRAYNQDGTKVLSLERTPMVLKREHAEPSAEQPPGWPEGIGTQPDDQ; encoded by the coding sequence ATGACTGACGATACGGACGACACGATCGACGAACCGACTTCCGAACAGGCCGACGAGACGCGCGTCGTCGCCGGCTGGCACGGGCGTTACTTCGAGGACTTCGCCGTCGGCGACGTCTACAAGCACCCGTTCGGCCGCACCGTCACCGAGACGGACAACGTCTGGATGACGAACGTGACGATGAACCTCAATCCGATGCACTTCAACGAGGAGTACGCCGCGAACACCGAGTTCGGCGAGCGCCTCGTCGACGGCACGTTCGTCATCGCGCTGGCCGTCGGGATGAGCGTGATCGACGTCTCGGTAAACGCCACGGCGAACCTCGGCTACGACAAGATCCGCCACCACGCGCCGGTCTACCACGGCGATACGATCTTCGCCGAGAGCGAGGTACTCGAGACCCGCGAGAGCGACTCCCGGTCGCACGTCGGCATCGTCACCACCGAGCTGCGGGCGTACAACCAGGACGGCACGAAGGTGCTCTCGCTCGAGCGGACGCCGATGGTGCTCAAACGGGAGCACGCGGAGCCCTCCGCCGAACAGCCGCCGGGATGGCCCGAGGGGATCGGCACCCAGCCCGACGACCAATGA
- a CDS encoding acyl-CoA dehydrogenase family protein encodes MAHAWRDSISLSDEQQLVRSSIRDVCSDFDAEYWREKDREEEYPSEFVDQLGEHGWLGILIPEEYGGAGMGTPEVVVMMEEIAASGGGFSAAQAIHGGIYNSVPLVKYASEEQKSELLPRVARGEVAIQAFGLTEPNAGSNSTAMETTAEKDGDEYVVNGQKIWISRVDASDYLVLMARTTPLEEADKRTRGISMFLVDLEEAYDQDALEIRQIPKTVSGFVHSYEMWFSDLRLPEEALIGEEGEGFYQVLDGLNEERLVIAAECVGLGEAALERGIEYANEREVFGQPIGANQGIQHPIADAYAQVLAAKQLVYAGAEELDDADRKDAGARANVAKYLAAEAAFAAADAAVQTHGGFGVAREYDVERYFREARLTRIVPISQQLALNYLGETVLGLPRSY; translated from the coding sequence ATGGCACACGCCTGGCGAGACAGCATATCTCTCTCAGATGAACAACAGCTCGTTCGCAGCAGTATTCGCGACGTGTGTTCGGATTTCGACGCCGAGTACTGGCGTGAGAAGGACCGCGAGGAGGAGTACCCATCGGAGTTCGTCGACCAGCTCGGCGAGCACGGCTGGCTCGGCATACTGATCCCCGAGGAGTACGGCGGCGCGGGGATGGGGACGCCGGAGGTCGTCGTGATGATGGAGGAGATCGCCGCGAGCGGCGGCGGCTTCAGCGCCGCCCAGGCGATCCACGGCGGTATCTACAACAGCGTGCCGCTCGTGAAGTACGCAAGCGAGGAACAGAAGTCGGAGCTGCTGCCCCGCGTCGCCCGCGGGGAGGTGGCGATCCAGGCGTTCGGCCTCACCGAGCCGAACGCCGGCTCGAACTCGACGGCGATGGAGACGACGGCCGAAAAGGACGGCGACGAGTACGTCGTCAACGGCCAGAAGATCTGGATCTCCCGCGTCGACGCCAGCGACTACCTCGTCCTGATGGCCCGGACGACCCCGCTCGAGGAGGCCGACAAGCGAACGCGCGGCATCTCGATGTTCCTGGTCGACCTGGAGGAGGCCTACGACCAGGACGCCCTCGAGATCCGCCAGATCCCCAAGACGGTCAGCGGCTTCGTCCACTCCTACGAGATGTGGTTCTCGGACCTGCGACTGCCTGAGGAGGCACTCATCGGCGAGGAGGGCGAGGGATTCTACCAGGTGCTCGACGGGCTCAACGAGGAGCGACTCGTGATCGCCGCCGAGTGCGTCGGTCTCGGGGAGGCGGCCTTAGAGCGCGGGATCGAGTACGCGAACGAACGGGAGGTGTTCGGCCAGCCGATCGGGGCGAACCAGGGGATCCAGCACCCGATCGCCGACGCCTACGCGCAGGTGCTCGCGGCCAAGCAGCTGGTGTACGCCGGCGCCGAGGAGCTCGACGACGCCGACCGGAAGGACGCGGGCGCCCGCGCGAACGTCGCGAAGTACCTCGCCGCGGAGGCCGCCTTCGCCGCGGCGGACGCCGCCGTCCAGACCCACGGCGGGTTCGGCGTCGCCCGCGAGTACGACGTCGAGCGCTACTTCCGGGAGGCCAGGCTCACCCGGATCGTGCCGATCTCCCAGCAGCTCGCGCTCAACTACCTCGGCGAGACCGTCCTCGGACTACCGCGGTCGTACTGA